Proteins found in one Neochlamydia sp. AcF84 genomic segment:
- a CDS encoding tetratricopeptide repeat protein produces MIPANSYTHSYILPVFEKTEENPPYFLCNRILYTEIILKIFQELRLPDLCQAQLVCKDWKRLIEGSPLSEKAYTLALKHAVQKEDFIREAFYIEKLGDVYVDKGTTDTLLQAVGFYNYLLHLSSEGKQEKIKEKIFNVQSLITKLCEGKPLCIEQMIKQFESNREALKKFRKEIEEKIQALPETPSSKQVRELYKEITQQIKFFFKSLVNQVQEVLGSAPCDYAMLGFGSLAREEMTPYSDLEFGILMQEDTAKNRNYFKRLTTLIHLRVINLGETILPALNIPCLKVIDFFDCITPRGFAFDNEGMGKACKTPFGNRQTFELIQTPEKMAQYIGKDEEGKWWHEKEPHLPLELLNFTPLLGNLELTEQYSKEIQKKLEISYQGKGNLRQHLAKQHLVPADMETFDPHLGDADRQGMLFKVKNDFYRFPHIAVSRLALLKKIPASDTFTRIDQLSEKGILTDNASEKLKEWMSIVLFMRLKTYSYYQAQQEMMNPLIKPFGFDEPALIKQHFALDHESLEKIEKIYRIFIPFYQTIQEFLAGHEDNLKRSDLEDKSPQTQGDIALRLFQHKKAEKWYILAKEKDPHNSEVLNALGIIYQEQGHLDKAAKYAKKALAIALKLFSENHPTMAIRYNSLGMIYQEQGHLDKAAEYINKALAIDLKLFGENHLTVAIRYNSLGMIYQEQGHLDKAADYINKALAIDLKLFGENHPTMAIRYNNLGIIYQKQGHLGKAAEYINKALAINLKLFGKNHPKVASDYNNLGSIYKEFGDLKQAAEYINKALAIDLKLFGDNHPNVAIYYSNLGLIYRDQENLGKAAKYIKEALAIDLKLFSENHPTMAIHYNNLGIIYQKQGHLDKAAEYIMRAIAINLKLFGENYPTLAICYRNLGAIYKEQDHLDKAIKFSTKALIIDLELFGKNHLTVARDYNNLGQIYQYKGDLELAADYFNKALIIDFELLGKNHPQIANLYNNLGTIYQQQGHLEKAAKYVKKALSIDLKLFGKNHPPMAVNYINLGAVYIKQGDLKQAAKYTEQALDIALKFFGENHPTTATIYNNLGIIYSKQGNSKLAADYAKKALAINHKLFGKNHPKLASDYDNLGRIYLHQRNLEKATKHFNKALNINRSNKNLAKEGVSYLNLGQVLLAQGKLKEASKLNKKGLKITLDWHGEFNLNVAGAYNNRAKIYYDQGKLEKAAKLVEKSIEISIKLSGENHFNVAINYNNLSRICLAQEDLDKAMTYAKKALAIFLRHYNTDNFYSIESYNILGAIYQRQGNIEQANKCFKLARRNELKLV; encoded by the coding sequence ATGATTCCCGCTAATTCATATACTCATTCTTATATACTTCCTGTTTTTGAAAAGACAGAGGAAAATCCTCCCTATTTCTTATGCAATAGGATTCTCTATACTGAAATTATTTTAAAGATCTTTCAGGAATTGAGACTACCAGATTTATGCCAGGCGCAATTGGTTTGTAAAGATTGGAAGCGGCTTATTGAAGGTAGTCCTTTATCAGAAAAAGCTTATACTTTAGCTTTAAAACATGCTGTTCAAAAAGAAGATTTTATCCGAGAAGCTTTTTATATAGAAAAACTAGGTGATGTTTATGTGGACAAAGGAACAACTGACACGCTTCTACAAGCAGTGGGCTTTTACAATTATCTCCTACATCTATCCTCGGAAGGCAAACAGGAAAAAATTAAGGAAAAAATTTTCAATGTTCAAAGCCTAATTACTAAACTATGTGAAGGAAAGCCTTTATGTATTGAACAAATGATAAAGCAATTTGAAAGCAATCGTGAAGCATTAAAAAAATTTAGAAAAGAAATAGAAGAGAAAATTCAAGCTCTACCAGAAACTCCTTCATCTAAACAAGTAAGAGAACTCTACAAGGAAATTACCCAACAGATAAAATTTTTTTTTAAGTCACTTGTAAATCAAGTACAAGAGGTTTTAGGCTCTGCCCCATGTGATTACGCTATGCTAGGCTTTGGCTCGCTAGCTAGAGAAGAAATGACCCCTTATTCCGACCTAGAATTCGGCATTCTTATGCAAGAAGATACGGCCAAAAACAGAAATTACTTTAAGCGTCTGACTACTTTGATTCATTTGAGGGTTATCAATTTAGGAGAAACCATCCTTCCTGCTTTAAATATTCCTTGCTTAAAGGTCATAGATTTTTTTGATTGTATTACACCCCGTGGCTTTGCTTTTGATAATGAGGGAATGGGAAAAGCATGCAAAACTCCTTTTGGCAATCGACAGACATTTGAGCTGATTCAAACTCCTGAAAAGATGGCTCAATATATTGGTAAAGATGAAGAAGGGAAGTGGTGGCATGAGAAAGAGCCTCATCTTCCGTTGGAACTTTTAAACTTTACTCCTTTATTAGGTAATCTTGAATTAACTGAGCAATATAGTAAAGAAATACAAAAAAAGCTTGAAATTTCTTATCAGGGAAAGGGTAATCTGCGTCAGCACTTAGCTAAGCAACACCTAGTGCCAGCTGATATGGAAACTTTTGATCCACATCTGGGTGATGCAGATAGACAAGGTATGCTTTTTAAAGTTAAAAATGATTTTTATCGCTTTCCCCATATCGCTGTGAGCCGGTTAGCTCTTCTAAAAAAGATTCCAGCTTCCGATACTTTTACAAGAATTGATCAGCTAAGCGAGAAAGGAATTTTAACGGATAATGCATCTGAAAAATTAAAAGAATGGATGAGTATAGTGCTATTTATGCGCCTTAAGACCTATTCTTATTATCAAGCTCAACAAGAGATGATGAATCCACTAATTAAACCTTTTGGGTTTGATGAACCTGCACTTATTAAACAACACTTTGCTTTAGATCATGAAAGCTTAGAAAAAATAGAAAAAATTTATCGCATTTTTATTCCTTTTTATCAAACTATTCAAGAATTTTTAGCAGGCCATGAAGATAATCTCAAGCGTTCAGATTTAGAGGATAAATCCCCCCAGACACAAGGTGATATAGCTTTAAGGCTTTTTCAACATAAAAAAGCAGAAAAATGGTATATTCTAGCAAAAGAAAAAGATCCACACAATTCGGAGGTTTTAAATGCTCTTGGAATAATTTACCAAGAACAAGGTCACTTAGACAAGGCTGCAAAGTATGCCAAGAAAGCACTCGCTATCGCCCTTAAGCTTTTTAGCGAAAATCATCCCACTATGGCAATCCGCTATAATAGCCTAGGGATGATTTACCAAGAACAAGGCCACTTAGACAAGGCTGCAGAGTATATCAACAAAGCGCTCGCTATCGATCTTAAGCTTTTTGGCGAAAATCACCTCACTGTGGCAATCCGCTACAATAGCCTAGGAATGATTTACCAAGAACAAGGTCACTTAGACAAGGCTGCAGATTATATCAACAAAGCGCTCGCTATCGATCTTAAGCTTTTTGGCGAAAATCATCCTACAATGGCAATTCGCTATAATAATCTAGGAATAATTTATCAAAAACAAGGTCACTTAGGCAAGGCAGCAGAGTATATCAACAAAGCACTTGCCATTAATCTCAAACTTTTCGGTAAAAACCATCCTAAGGTAGCAAGCGATTATAACAACCTGGGATCAATTTATAAAGAGTTTGGGGATTTAAAGCAAGCGGCGGAGTATATCAACAAAGCGCTCGCTATCGATCTTAAGCTTTTTGGCGATAATCATCCTAATGTGGCAATTTACTATAGCAACCTAGGACTAATCTACCGAGACCAAGAAAATTTAGGTAAGGCAGCTAAATATATCAAGGAAGCGCTCGCTATCGATCTTAAGCTTTTTAGCGAAAATCATCCTACAATGGCAATCCACTATAATAATCTAGGAATAATTTACCAAAAACAAGGTCATTTAGACAAGGCAGCAGAGTATATCATGAGAGCAATTGCCATTAATCTTAAGCTTTTTGGTGAAAATTATCCCACCCTAGCAATTTGTTATAGAAATCTGGGAGCAATTTATAAAGAACAAGACCATTTAGATAAGGCAATAAAGTTTAGCACTAAGGCACTTATCATTGACCTTGAGCTTTTTGGTAAAAATCATCTCACAGTAGCTCGAGATTACAACAACTTAGGACAAATTTATCAATATAAAGGAGATTTAGAGCTTGCGGCTGATTATTTCAATAAAGCTTTAATCATTGATTTTGAACTTCTTGGTAAAAATCATCCACAAATTGCAAATCTTTATAATAACCTTGGAACGATTTATCAACAACAAGGCCATTTAGAAAAAGCCGCTAAATATGTCAAAAAGGCACTATCCATTGATCTTAAGCTGTTTGGTAAAAATCATCCCCCCATGGCAGTTAACTACATTAATTTGGGAGCAGTTTACATTAAACAAGGAGATTTAAAACAAGCAGCTAAATATACCGAGCAAGCCCTCGATATTGCTCTTAAGTTTTTTGGTGAAAATCATCCTACTACAGCAACAATTTACAATAACCTTGGAATAATCTACAGTAAACAAGGAAATTCAAAACTAGCGGCTGATTATGCCAAGAAAGCCCTAGCAATCAACCATAAGCTTTTTGGCAAAAATCATCCAAAACTAGCATCTGATTATGACAACCTGGGAAGAATCTATCTACATCAAAGAAATTTAGAAAAAGCTACTAAACACTTCAATAAAGCTCTCAATATTAATAGATCTAATAAAAATCTTGCAAAGGAAGGAGTTTCTTACCTTAATCTAGGACAAGTCTTGTTAGCACAAGGCAAATTAAAGGAAGCCTCTAAGCTTAACAAGAAAGGGCTTAAAATCACTCTTGATTGGCATGGAGAATTTAATCTCAATGTGGCAGGAGCTTACAATAACCGAGCAAAAATCTATTACGATCAAGGAAAGCTAGAAAAAGCTGCTAAGTTGGTTGAGAAGTCAATCGAAATTAGTATTAAACTTTCGGGCGAAAATCATTTTAATGTGGCAATCAATTACAACAATTTAAGTAGAATTTGTTTAGCTCAAGAGGATCTAGACAAAGCAATGACATATGCTAAAAAAGCACTAGCCATTTTCCTTAGGCATTATAATACAGACAATTTCTACTCGATAGAAAGCTATAATATCCTAGGAGCAATTTACCAACGCCAAGGAAATATTGAGCAAGCCAACAAATGTTTCAAGCTAGCACGCAGAAATGAACTTAAGCTTGTATGA
- a CDS encoding endonuclease/exonuclease/phosphatase family protein, which translates to MNASSPSSNFSKLDDSSSTPDASGIKVEEEKEKVNGSSIKIMSYNVCNSNNVARDSALCWEGRKVRIFKLILDESPDIICFQEIRNVDKVCVMADLWNNLGNKDYDIISFRNNPTHASFINVIAYKMSVLSLDKVFRWWPSKETPYQLSDDWGDGWGRVTLMAKFYPLAYQQVNTAKVMWPDFNKEPLYVVNLHNGVDFEKRCQANKNTVERIEQAVKGKKKEEEVKGHVFVCGDYNNFPDDKGEEKRDELEDFIKAEYEEVSSPLYLKNTEITTEENKASGTFIGFSTDSYTPKNPDTFGAQLDHIFYKHFHTDVIDKISFKCYVNPKKYFEEKENEPSSEKEALSTSTGESLRDKFPSDHLPLIVLAHNVW; encoded by the coding sequence ATGAATGCATCTAGTCCTAGCAGCAATTTTTCAAAATTAGACGATAGTTCTTCTACACCTGATGCGAGTGGAATTAAAGTTGAAGAGGAAAAAGAAAAAGTTAACGGATCGAGTATCAAGATTATGTCATATAATGTTTGCAATTCTAATAATGTAGCAAGAGATTCTGCTCTTTGCTGGGAGGGCAGAAAAGTTCGCATATTTAAACTAATTTTAGATGAGTCTCCTGATATCATATGTTTTCAAGAAATTCGCAACGTAGACAAGGTCTGCGTTATGGCAGACTTATGGAATAATCTTGGCAATAAGGATTATGATATTATCTCTTTTAGAAATAATCCTACTCATGCTTCGTTTATTAATGTTATTGCTTATAAAATGTCAGTGTTATCTCTTGATAAAGTATTTAGATGGTGGCCTTCAAAGGAAACTCCATACCAACTTTCTGATGATTGGGGAGATGGATGGGGTCGAGTGACTTTAATGGCCAAGTTTTATCCTTTAGCTTATCAACAAGTAAATACAGCGAAAGTAATGTGGCCTGACTTTAATAAGGAGCCACTTTACGTGGTTAATTTACATAATGGCGTGGATTTTGAAAAAAGATGTCAAGCTAATAAGAACACAGTAGAGCGGATTGAACAAGCAGTTAAAGGTAAAAAAAAGGAAGAAGAAGTTAAAGGACATGTATTTGTGTGTGGAGATTATAATAATTTCCCGGATGATAAGGGAGAAGAGAAAAGAGACGAGCTAGAGGATTTTATAAAAGCTGAATATGAAGAAGTTTCAAGTCCCTTATACTTAAAAAATACGGAAATAACTACAGAGGAGAATAAGGCATCAGGCACATTTATTGGTTTCTCCACTGATTCATATACACCAAAAAACCCTGATACTTTTGGGGCTCAACTAGATCATATATTTTATAAACACTTTCATACGGATGTTATTGATAAAATTAGTTTTAAATGCTATGTAAACCCTAAAAAATATTTTGAGGAGAAGGAAAATGAACCATCCTCTGAAAAAGAAGCTTTAAGTACATCTACAGGGGAAAGCCTTCGAGATAAATTCCCTTCAGATCATCTACCTTTAATTGTATTGGCGCATAACGTTTGGTAA
- a CDS encoding AAA family ATPase gives MSLSTAKSSSPLSRSLYPKLEKIPSIYIRHKPNSSSLLYPNSISTLFHGSCISQQSISTFRHIRVTKVSTLESSPCRPIYPLIIKKRAFYSKKINRQFKIQERRIEEILKKTIGAYRLINVQKEVSGKSLEKTKEITQKAPQTSTSTDKPEKLKNMFLSEINWKNIKNIASVTGFGASCLALYQYYSFITKEEMEPIGLPKEILSSLKGLIHTQCLDGLNEALKDQETTIQKIAIVGEVGSGKTTLAKQYVEEYEKKTKEQQDSIGTVFFGDMKNMENFYYSYRKFAENLIGNISLDAEQSEVIAKVNKKIAQRPNWLFVIDNVDSKNYEKLQKFFPKSSKGKIILITEEELIGIIPFKMQANSISEEESLEIFHLNLGQDHWAFKQANTSKRELLRQLSYLPLAIKQAAIYFKYKYAQQAEPLDILVDSYVKDIKKFAQYSGENLYRMETKQLLKAIFSLNIQECETMKCPEGDSLSIIPFFSLYFVNQSLLQLWFKKKGKSELRRSILDQFEKYSLIVRDKQNGWKVHPFLQEVFREIAEKRGESPRQFLKDFLELLKKEYKLDMRFIDEYNPKQDLSYQIEPLLKLAEFYGLKADLEHYFTHLYNVVGNYYLQSNNFFEARQAFKKSLEITGIKFKEVAAKENEAKRKNIIVNEICNLSKNHKELPALCAQALHYLGRAHLRAGSLCKAKEYFNIALAIQKEISIYPNLYENPNPFDIIIFQRQGIGWALLEGGQEDLLKAENLYFELFNNKEFAPSGRQRDEFNEWYCNLQLGKVYLKLARMSPKVDKGKYYQKARERLETGNKEDGFEGALKMIQSDHIKAGEIYFALGRLYSNKDFNFNDPLTAQKCFKNALYFSKTDEGICAKSKYYLAKLYLKENHLDQALVAITESLHFYNKLGKGLTRILPKEAEKAKLLKNELVDRMLENKSIEKLMRLAASDA, from the coding sequence ATGTCACTCTCGACTGCAAAATCATCTTCCCCTTTAAGCAGAAGCTTGTATCCTAAGCTTGAAAAAATTCCATCTATATATATAAGGCATAAACCTAATTCTTCCTCTCTCTTATATCCTAACTCAATATCTACCCTTTTCCATGGCTCTTGTATCAGCCAACAATCAATCAGTACATTTAGGCATATTAGAGTTACTAAAGTTAGTACATTAGAAAGTTCTCCTTGCCGACCTATTTATCCTCTAATAATTAAAAAGAGAGCTTTTTATAGCAAAAAGATTAATAGACAATTTAAAATACAGGAAAGAAGAATTGAGGAGATTTTAAAGAAAACTATTGGTGCATATAGGCTGATAAATGTACAAAAAGAAGTAAGTGGGAAAAGTTTAGAAAAAACTAAGGAAATCACCCAAAAAGCGCCTCAAACATCAACAAGTACTGATAAACCTGAAAAATTAAAAAACATGTTTTTATCTGAAATAAATTGGAAAAATATAAAAAATATTGCTTCCGTTACGGGTTTTGGTGCAAGTTGCTTAGCTTTGTACCAATATTACTCTTTCATTACTAAAGAAGAAATGGAGCCAATCGGTCTCCCCAAGGAAATTTTATCTTCTTTAAAAGGCTTAATTCACACCCAATGTCTTGATGGATTAAACGAGGCTCTCAAAGATCAAGAAACTACGATACAGAAAATAGCAATTGTAGGGGAAGTAGGCTCGGGGAAAACTACTTTAGCTAAACAATATGTAGAAGAATATGAAAAAAAGACGAAAGAACAACAGGATAGTATAGGAACTGTATTTTTCGGTGATATGAAAAACATGGAAAATTTCTATTATTCTTATAGAAAATTTGCTGAAAATTTAATAGGTAACATTTCTCTTGACGCTGAGCAATCGGAAGTCATTGCAAAGGTCAATAAAAAAATTGCCCAAAGGCCAAATTGGCTTTTTGTTATTGACAATGTAGATTCGAAAAATTATGAAAAATTGCAAAAATTTTTTCCTAAAAGTTCGAAAGGAAAAATTATTCTTATTACTGAAGAGGAATTAATAGGGATAATACCTTTTAAAATGCAAGCTAATTCTATTAGTGAGGAAGAATCTTTGGAAATATTTCATCTCAATCTCGGGCAAGATCATTGGGCTTTCAAGCAAGCGAATACCTCGAAACGTGAGCTACTACGTCAGCTTTCTTATCTACCTTTAGCTATCAAGCAAGCTGCTATCTATTTTAAATATAAATATGCACAGCAGGCGGAGCCGTTAGATATTTTAGTAGATTCTTATGTTAAGGATATAAAAAAATTTGCACAATACTCGGGAGAAAATCTTTATAGGATGGAAACTAAGCAGCTATTAAAAGCTATATTTTCTTTGAATATACAAGAATGTGAGACAATGAAATGCCCAGAGGGAGATTCATTATCCATAATCCCTTTCTTCAGCCTATATTTCGTCAATCAATCTTTACTTCAGCTATGGTTTAAAAAGAAGGGAAAATCAGAGTTGCGTAGATCTATCTTAGATCAATTTGAGAAATACTCTTTAATCGTTAGAGATAAGCAAAATGGATGGAAAGTCCATCCTTTTTTGCAAGAGGTATTCAGGGAAATAGCAGAGAAAAGAGGGGAATCGCCTCGGCAATTTTTAAAAGATTTTCTAGAACTTCTTAAAAAAGAATATAAATTGGATATGCGTTTTATAGATGAATACAATCCTAAACAAGATCTTTCATATCAAATAGAACCTCTTTTAAAGCTTGCAGAGTTTTATGGATTAAAAGCCGACTTAGAACATTACTTTACCCATCTTTATAACGTTGTAGGTAATTATTATTTGCAATCCAATAATTTTTTTGAGGCTAGGCAAGCATTTAAGAAAAGCTTAGAGATTACCGGAATTAAATTTAAAGAGGTAGCTGCTAAAGAAAATGAAGCTAAAAGAAAAAATATAATAGTTAATGAAATCTGCAACCTTTCTAAAAACCACAAAGAACTTCCTGCCCTTTGCGCTCAAGCTCTTCATTACCTTGGGAGGGCTCATTTGCGTGCAGGAAGCCTGTGTAAAGCAAAGGAATATTTTAACATAGCCCTTGCTATTCAGAAAGAAATATCAATATATCCTAACTTGTACGAAAATCCAAACCCTTTTGATATAATAATTTTCCAAAGGCAGGGAATAGGCTGGGCGCTTTTAGAAGGAGGTCAGGAAGATTTGTTAAAAGCAGAAAATCTTTACTTTGAATTATTTAATAATAAAGAATTTGCTCCTTCTGGAAGGCAACGTGATGAATTTAATGAATGGTATTGCAACCTTCAATTGGGTAAAGTTTATCTTAAGCTAGCACGAATGTCTCCAAAAGTAGATAAAGGGAAATATTATCAAAAGGCTAGAGAGAGACTGGAAACAGGGAATAAGGAGGATGGTTTTGAAGGAGCCCTCAAAATGATACAAAGCGACCATATTAAAGCTGGAGAGATTTACTTTGCTTTAGGTCGACTTTATTCGAATAAAGATTTTAATTTTAACGATCCTCTAACAGCACAAAAATGCTTTAAAAATGCTTTATATTTTTCTAAAACCGATGAAGGAATTTGTGCTAAATCTAAATATTATCTTGCTAAGCTTTATCTAAAAGAAAACCATCTTGATCAAGCGCTTGTAGCAATTACTGAGTCACTTCATTTCTATAATAAACTAGGAAAAGGACTAACGAGGATTCTTCCTAAAGAAGCTGAAAAAGCTAAGCTATTAAAAAATGAGCTTGTAGATAGAATGCTTGAGAATAAGAGCATTGAAAAGCTAATGCGTTTAGCTGCATCTGATGCATAA
- the typA gene encoding translational GTPase TypA: MPSKNKIRNIAIIAHIDHGKTTLLDALLKQSNIFRDNQQVPERIMDSYDQEKERGITIFAKHTAVQFEDFKINIIDTPGHADFSGEVERILGMVNSVLLLVDAQEGPMPQTRFVLSKSLKMGLKPIVVLNKIDRPHANPDKVLDLTFDLFNELGATDEQLDFRYCYASGLSGFATQHVNDPREDMRPLFELIIDAVPAPKGDLENPFLMQVSTIYYDDFLGRQASGRILEGSLKKGQQVIHIDASGKQTKSTISRIEGFRGLERIELEEASVGDIVILSGIPSIMIGDTLTDPGKIVHLPPIKLDEPTVSIDFTVNNSPFVGRSGKHVTMNKLRERLEKEKKANISLRIDATDEKVSVAGRGELHLAVLIEAMRRESFEFSISKPTVVIKEIEGEKHEPMERVHIEVPEEYAGTVIEELSRRKGEMQHLDTDEHKITRMEFLMPTRGLMGYRNEFLTQTRGLGILTSIFENFSPWKGVIPGRLRGVLVSMAPGKATGYSLFNLQDRGTMFVSPGDDIYEGMIVGENSRDNDLMVNVSKGKQLTNMRASGSDENVILVPARRFTLEQAIDYIQDDELIEVTPDAIRMRKRFLTEQERKRK, encoded by the coding sequence ATGCCATCAAAGAATAAGATTCGTAATATAGCCATTATCGCTCACATCGACCATGGAAAAACCACTCTATTGGATGCCTTACTTAAGCAGTCCAATATTTTCCGAGATAATCAACAAGTACCAGAACGTATCATGGATTCCTATGATCAAGAGAAAGAGCGGGGAATTACAATCTTTGCTAAACACACTGCCGTTCAATTTGAAGATTTCAAAATTAATATTATCGACACCCCTGGACACGCAGATTTTTCTGGGGAAGTGGAACGAATTCTTGGGATGGTTAACTCGGTATTACTACTAGTCGATGCGCAAGAAGGCCCTATGCCACAAACGCGTTTCGTGTTATCTAAATCTCTTAAAATGGGTCTAAAACCTATCGTTGTTCTTAACAAGATCGACCGCCCACATGCCAATCCCGACAAAGTGTTAGATCTTACCTTTGATCTTTTTAATGAGCTAGGGGCCACTGATGAACAATTAGACTTCCGCTATTGCTATGCCTCAGGGCTATCGGGATTTGCTACCCAACATGTTAATGATCCTCGAGAAGATATGCGTCCACTTTTTGAATTGATTATCGATGCAGTTCCTGCCCCTAAAGGGGACCTTGAGAACCCCTTTCTTATGCAAGTTTCTACCATCTATTATGATGACTTCCTAGGCCGCCAAGCTTCTGGACGTATTTTAGAGGGCTCCCTTAAGAAAGGCCAACAGGTCATCCACATTGATGCCTCTGGCAAGCAGACAAAATCAACGATTTCCCGCATAGAAGGCTTTCGTGGCCTGGAAAGAATTGAACTCGAAGAAGCTTCTGTAGGTGATATTGTAATTTTATCCGGGATCCCCTCGATCATGATTGGCGATACCCTCACCGACCCAGGTAAAATTGTTCACCTTCCTCCTATCAAACTGGATGAGCCTACCGTTTCTATTGACTTTACGGTCAACAACAGCCCCTTTGTAGGTCGTAGTGGTAAGCATGTAACCATGAACAAACTCCGCGAGCGCCTAGAAAAAGAGAAAAAAGCAAATATCTCCTTACGTATCGACGCCACGGATGAAAAAGTTTCTGTCGCTGGAAGAGGTGAATTGCATTTGGCTGTACTTATTGAAGCAATGCGCCGAGAAAGCTTTGAATTTAGTATCTCTAAGCCTACAGTCGTGATTAAAGAAATTGAGGGTGAAAAGCATGAACCGATGGAACGTGTGCATATTGAAGTGCCCGAGGAATATGCAGGTACAGTGATCGAAGAGCTATCACGCCGTAAAGGGGAAATGCAGCATTTGGATACCGATGAGCATAAAATCACCCGCATGGAATTTTTAATGCCTACTCGGGGATTAATGGGCTATCGTAATGAATTTTTAACACAAACTCGTGGTTTAGGAATTCTTACCTCTATCTTTGAAAACTTTTCCCCATGGAAAGGTGTAATTCCTGGTCGTCTCCGTGGAGTATTAGTCTCTATGGCTCCAGGAAAAGCCACAGGATACTCGCTTTTCAACTTGCAAGATCGAGGCACCATGTTTGTCTCGCCAGGTGATGATATTTATGAGGGCATGATCGTCGGTGAAAATAGTCGCGATAATGACTTGATGGTTAACGTTTCTAAAGGCAAACAGCTAACGAATATGCGTGCCTCCGGCAGTGATGAGAACGTTATTCTAGTGCCTGCCCGTAGATTTACTCTCGAGCAAGCAATTGACTATATCCAAGACGATGAACTGATCGAAGTTACCCCTGATGCTATTCGCATGCGTAAACGTTTTCTTACCGAACAAGAACGTAAACGTAAGTAA
- a CDS encoding magnesium transporter codes for MHNKKEDNDEEHGYTFSLLDSKRSHLDDVLNEKLEDAFHQHTSDIVLHDVAKIASQHDPIDMAHAVTRLPPQARVIVYENLPDLNAKIIFMINTSSSTRSAIFRQIDDSEIKSLIEKMPPDEAVWILDDMSDRRMRRVFDLLEPKKAQRIKELQKHDRHSAGRLMTDEFFAFHMNTTIGEVSAYIRDNPGIELTRRIFVLNDEGQLVAYVPGRNLIVNPHYLPLRQIMRPILQKVTVDVSRDEVVDVVERYKIPALPVVDENEHLRGVITYESVVEAMEDIADETIANIAGTAEDYSEYEPILKRFLGRAPWLMVTLCAGLVSTGVMSHFYDRSWFALLPFFVPLITGMSGNVGIQCSTILVRGLSTGDISPGYKGEAISRELAIGLLIGLVFGLICGTVVYLLNYFGVHHLQADPLSLGITVSCGVFGACLAATMLGSFSPFFFVRFGIDPAVASGPIVTAFNDVLSTLIFFLFARLVYAFIT; via the coding sequence ATTCATAATAAAAAAGAAGATAATGACGAAGAACATGGCTATACATTTAGCTTATTAGACTCAAAAAGAAGCCATCTCGATGATGTATTAAATGAAAAGCTTGAAGATGCTTTTCATCAGCATACCTCTGATATTGTTTTGCATGATGTAGCTAAAATTGCTAGTCAGCATGATCCCATTGATATGGCCCATGCCGTAACCCGTTTGCCTCCTCAGGCGCGTGTAATTGTCTATGAAAATCTTCCGGATTTGAATGCCAAGATCATCTTCATGATCAATACGAGCAGCTCTACACGCTCTGCCATCTTTCGGCAGATTGATGATAGCGAAATCAAAAGTTTGATAGAAAAGATGCCTCCTGACGAAGCAGTCTGGATCTTAGACGATATGTCTGATCGAAGAATGAGAAGAGTCTTTGATCTTTTAGAACCCAAAAAAGCGCAACGCATTAAAGAGCTTCAAAAGCATGACCGACATAGTGCAGGTCGCTTAATGACAGACGAGTTTTTTGCTTTCCATATGAATACCACTATAGGGGAAGTGTCCGCTTATATTCGTGATAATCCCGGGATAGAGTTGACACGCCGAATTTTTGTTTTGAATGATGAGGGCCAGCTGGTGGCTTATGTACCGGGTCGAAATCTTATTGTAAATCCTCATTATCTGCCTTTGCGCCAGATCATGCGTCCAATTTTGCAGAAAGTCACTGTAGATGTTTCGCGTGATGAAGTGGTAGATGTCGTCGAGCGCTATAAAATTCCTGCCTTGCCTGTGGTGGATGAAAATGAGCATTTAAGAGGGGTGATTACTTATGAAAGTGTAGTAGAAGCGATGGAAGATATCGCTGATGAAACGATTGCTAATATTGCTGGTACGGCCGAAGATTATAGTGAATATGAACCTATTTTAAAAAGGTTTCTAGGAAGAGCTCCTTGGCTGATGGTGACCCTATGTGCAGGTCTAGTCTCTACCGGGGTCATGTCTCACTTTTATGATCGTTCTTGGTTTGCTTTGCTACCTTTTTTTGTGCCTCTTATTACGGGTATGTCGGGAAATGTAGGAATTCAGTGTAGCACGATCCTCGTAAGGGGTTTGTCAACAGGGGATATTTCTCCTGGGTATAAAGGTGAAGCTATTAGCCGCGAGCTTGCTATCGGCTTACTGATTGGATTAGTATTTGGTTTAATTTGTGGAACTGTAGTCTATCTGCTTAATTATTTTGGCGTGCACCATCTTCAAGCTGATCCTTTATCGTTAGGGATTACAGTCTCCTGTGGGGTGTTTGGAGCCTGCTTAGCGGCCACAATGCTAGGATCTTTTTCGCCCTTCTTCTTTGTGCGGTTTGGCATCGATCCTGCCGTTGCTTCAGGACCTATCGTCACAGCTTTCAATGATGTGTTATCCACTTTAATCTTTTTTCTCTTTGCTCGCTTAGTGTATGCTTTCATTACTTAA